The sequence acacacacatatatatatatctatatatatatatatatatatataacacacacacacacacacacacacacatgtatgtatgtatacacatgtatatgtgtgtgtgtgtgcatatacatatatatatatatatatatatactatatatatattatatatttacacaccacacacacacacacacacacacacacaccacacaacacaccacacacacacacacacacaacacacacacacacaaacacacacacacacacacacacacacacacacacacacacacacacacacacacacacatatatatatatatatatatatatatatatatatatatatatatatatatgtatatatgcatatatatatatgcatatatatgtacatatatgtatatatatattatatgtatattatatatatatcatatatataaaatatatatacatcgtatgattcttcttcttttaacggtaggttcatgtctgagccgccgtggtcacagcatgatacttcattgtagttttcatgttgtgatgctcttggagtgagtacgtggtagggtccccagttccttttccccggagagtgccggtggtaccttttaggtaatcattctctctatttatccggcttgggaccagcacttgacttggggtggcttggccacccgtgctaggtaggcaatcaaggtgagttctttgcccagggaacaacgcggcggtcggtgactcgaccctcgaactcagattgccatcgtgacagtcttgagtccgacgctctaaccattcggccaccacggcccttatcgtatgtatatataataatatataatataaaatatatataatatataatatNNNNNNNNNNNNNNNNNNNNNNNNNNNNNNNNNNNNNNNNNNNNNNNNNNNNNNNNNNNNNNNNNNNNNNNNNNNNNNNNNNNNNNNNNNNNNNNNNNNNattatatattatataatatatatataatatatatatattttataatatatatatatatatatatatatatatatatatatacatatgtatatatacatatatgtatattatattcatatatgaatatatatacatatacatactgtttatatacataaatagtatatatatatatatatatatatatatatttatatatatataaaatataaaatatatgtatatattttatatatatacatatttatgtatataaaacagtatgtatatgtataaatatacatatgtgtttataaatatacatatatgtatatatacatatgtatatatacatacatatatgtatacatatatatatatatatatatatatatatatatatatatgtatatatgtatatatatatatatatatatatatatatatatatatatatatatatatataatatatatagtgtgtgtgtgtgtgtgtgtgtgtgtgtgtgtgtgtgtgtgtgtgtgcatgtatgtatgtgtgtattacacacacatacatactacgtgcatacatatatatatacatagcatatatatacatatatatgtatatatatacatatatatgtatatatacatatacataaacatatatatgtatatgaaccgtattcatgttgacaaatgtagaaaaggtatgaatgggaatgactatcttcacaatacatttcGATTGTATCTAcgtcataaatatatgtatttctgacgaagatacaatcgaaaccggtcagatacatctattgtattgtgaagatattcattctcattcataccttttatacttatatgtatatacatatataaatttatatatacatacacacttatatacatactgtgtacatgtgtacatgtatgtgtgtgttacacacacacagacacacacacacacacacacacacacacacacacacacacacacacacacacacacacacacacacacacacacacacacacacacacacacacacacatacacatacacacacacacacacatacacacacgcacacacatacacacacacattcgcaaaaacacacacacacacatacacacacacacacacacacacacagatatatatatatatatatatatatatatatatatatatatatatatatatatatgtatgtatatatatatatatatatatatatatgtatatatatatatatatatatatatatatatatatatatatttgtgtgtgtgtgtgtgtgtgtgtgttgatttccAAAAGTATAATAAGgattaaaatagtaaaaagttatatttttgaataatgagATTTGATTGATGTGTGATATGTAACATATTATCATGTATTTGGTAACTAATAGGTGTAtcgtcttacacacacacacacacacacacacacacacacacacacacacacacacacacacacacacacacacacacacacacacacacacacacaggtttttatgcatgtatatgctaGTATATACGAATGCATATGGATGGGTGGATATGTCTATACAATTGTACATTTAtgctcacacgcatatatagtgATATGTTGATCCCCATTACAAATGAGAAAATTTACTTGAATGAGAAAAGTCATGTTTGGTTCATGACAAAGGAAGCATCACGGGCGTAGAAAGATACATACCCAGCCTTTTCCTtccattatataaatttaattttattaatcttatttacaGAGTGAGCCGTATGACTTATTTTACTTCCTGATTATTTCAGTTATCAAATATTTGGGTGAAGTACGTTTTCATACACTTATCGGATTATAcaggttctgtgtgtgtgtgtgtgtgtgtgtgtgtgtgtgtgtgtgtgtgtgttattttgtacaGTGACCATGGAGATAGTAAGTATGATAGTCAAATGAGGAAAATATGAAGCGCCATGTTGAAATCTTTACAGTGAAAGGTTAATCCTTTCAGGTTAATAATccattatgtttgttattttcttaaactACATGTTGGATGGCATGTTATGTCTCGATTCATTTGGCAAACGTTGTACCGTGTATACTACTTTACACAAATTAAGAGAATATCATGACTTTTTGTAAAGGAAATgtttctgtgcatatatatattatatatatatatatatatatatatatatatatatatatatatatatatatatatatatatatatatatatatattttttttttttttttttttttttttttttttttttttttttttttcagtatatgttacactatattaaaaatttatgagCATGATGTTCATACAAAAAATTTTCATCGTTTTTGTATGCTTTCAAGTTTGTGTGCAAAATATCGTCGGTATTATGTAATACTCTGAATAGGTGATATCTTGGAATGTATCCAGTCGATGCATTTATTTTGGCGGTAAGACTGTATTAAAGGCATGCGgtattttggtaatgtttttttattgtgtcatAATCACAGATCCATTCACATAAAAAATCACATACTTATAACaaataaattacaaaagaaaTTAGTACAGTCCATAGTAAATGAcactcataaaaaaatacataaaataaagttTGATATCATTCTTGGTGTATCATCGGTTGTCTGTTGTAGGATTCTCGCCATTCAAATGAGGGTTGGCTATACTGCCTGGCGACGACCTCGATAACTTCATGGAGAGACTGAAGGCGGTAGAGACTTCGACCTTAAAGGCATTCCACTTCAAAAATCCTCCTATGAAAACATTATACAATTGTGTAAAGGAAaccattctatacatatatatattatgccatatATCACTAACCATGCgatttgtttaaagaaaaaagagcaaaacaaaataaaaagaataagaaagaaaacattaaacaatttaaaataagTGAACATGATCGTATCAAAGCACTCACAGACTAAGTTGGAGAAATACAGCGGTTCctcactaatgatgatgatgatgggactCGGGTGCCTGGTAGGCGGTGGAGGGCGTGGAGGGCTGGCGGTGCTCTTGGGGCTGCTGCTGGTGGAGCTGCTGGTATGAGGGCTGTTGTGGCTGTTGGTAGTACTGGGGTTGCTTCTGGAGTCCCACGTTACTGAAATAAGtatttttccatcatcattactgttattaccactgTTGTTAGTACACTGATGTTTTTTTATCAACACCATTGTTGCTATCATGCGTATTATGATAATCTGTTATTCTACGGTAACTCACGGGGAATATGATACagagaaatatatttacatttttattatgagagagagagagagagagacagagagacagagagagagagagagagagagagagagagagagagagagtgagagagagaagcgaaaactTACGCATTGAAGTTGAAGAATTTGTCTGGGAGGCCGATCTGGGGCTTATACACGGGGATTGGGGCTTCCACAAACTCCGGCTTGAATATGGGCACGGGTTTGGAGATGGGCACGGGCTCCAGCTTAGGGTATGGGATGTAGATAGGAAcctaaagaagaaggagaaaatgggcGTTAGGATATCTTGTCTTTCTCTTCACTTGAAGCCGATATACTGTGATATCAGTTGTGATTAGCAGTGCCATCAGTTGCCAAGGTTTTTGGTTAAAATCAGCTGTCAGAAAATTATGAATCATTTCTCAGTCGTGAATCTTATAAAGCTACATTTATAAAGTTTATAGTGTGGGTAAGAGAAACGAATATAAAGTCAAAAGTACGACTCGACTCACCTCCTTGATTACAGGCTGGAAGGATGGTTTAGCCCAGGCACTTACAGGTTGCGCCCAGGGGTCTGCTGGTTGTGCAGGCCAGGGATCAGCCTGCTGCGATTCCTTCTTGAAGAGGTCGAAGAAAATGGCTCTAGAGGAGGCCACGCAACCCAGGATAAGGAAGGCCACtatctgtaaaataataatattaaataaataaataaataaataaatctagctTATTTCTTCTGTAAAACTACTAAGAAGATTATTTACATGAAACATGTATCTAAATATTATCGCTAAAGTGCTTCTAGATTAGATTCTAGAAGAATACGACTGCCCACAAAGCCTGAATCTCACCATCTTCATATCGGCGGCGTCTTGGCAGAGTGCGAAATGCTGCGAGAAGGAGGTGCTCGTACGGCGACTGGGTCGAGACTGATGACCTGGCGGGGAAAGGGCAGTCTTCTATAGGCCAGATCGCCCGCCCGCTGAAGATTCCAGATCATGAATTTCTAGATGACCTTTTTGACCCAGAGTGCTATAATTTCATGATACATATAGATTCTAACGGTCAATATAATGGTAGATTTTCTGAATGGAAAGCAGAGGATATCATAACAGTGGCTGCGTCTGGATAGCAAAACCTACGCCGATTTACGAAGTCAGTAACTTGTCCCGTTAGGTTACCATTTACCGTTAACGGAAATGCAGTCATTCATCCCCGAACCCTTTGCTTCCGAGCAGAAACGTCCATGGACCTTTCCTGTTATGCGATAGTTCCTAAATGTAAAGAACTTCCGTACCTCGTCTGAAAAGGGGCAAATGAGAACTTTGTTCATTCGATCTCATTCCTTTTTCGCATGCAATATTATTTCGTGTTTTAGTCTATGATGGAAGAGTCGCAGATATTCAGTTTTGATCTTATGTTGTCTAAAGACCGTTTTCCTATACAACAttaacatgcgcacacacatacaaacatacacacacacagatatacatatatatgtgtatgtgtctgtctatatacattaatatatatataaatatatgtttatatatatatatatatatatatatatatatatataatatattatatatatatatatatatatatatatatatatatatgtatgtgcgtgtgtgtgtgtgtgtgtgtgtgtgtttgtgtgtgtgtgtgtgtgtgtgtgtgtgtgtgtgtgtgtgtgtgtgtgtgtgtgtgtgtgtgtgtttatatatatatataaatataaataaatatatatatatatatatatgtgtgtgtgtatgtgtgtttgtgtgtgtgtgcattacatacatacatacatacatacatatatatatatatatatatatatatatatatatatatatatatatatatatatatataatatatataatcattcgatgtatgtatattttatatatatatatatatatatatatatatatatatatatatataacatacatacatacatatttgtatatatatatatatatatatatatatatatatatatatatatatatatatatatatatatatattatatatgtatatgtgtatatatatatatatattatatatgtatatgtgtatatatatatatatatatatatgtgtgtgtgtgtgtgtgtgtgtgtgtgtgtggtgttttgtgtgtgttttgtgtgtgtacacacaccacacaacaacacacacacacaacaaacacaacacacacacacaacttttcaaacacaccccccaacacaccacacacacaatatatataatatatatatatatatagatatatatatattatatatatatatatatatatttatatgcatacacatatacatatattatacaatataatatacatatacataatattcatatatatatatatatatacacactatattatatatatatatatattttatacatatatatatattatatatatatatatactatattatatatatttgtgtgtgttgtgtgtggtgtgtgtgtttatatatttgtgtgtgtgtgtgtgtgtttaagaaaatgtttttgtgtacatatatacatacatgcaaacatacatacatacatatttgtatatatatatatatgtatatgtgtatatatatatatatatatatatatatatatatattatatatattatattatattttgtgtgtggggtgtggtgtgtgtgggtgtgtgtgtgtgtgtgtgtgtgtgtgtgcgctcgcgtgtgtgtgtgtgtgtgtgttgtgtgttgatgtatatgtatatttgtttttttccagcggccatttattccactgcaggaaatcggcctttctcagttcattatttcagaggaaatttggcagtctcacccttgcctgactggatggcCTTGCTAATCAATCGCGTTTtggcgcgcttaacacctgtgccacggcggcgacttcccctacgacacctgcattttgacttctcaaggtgatatgtcgttttcttgccgtgagagcGGGCTCGAATTCagtcatttttacgactgccgcgacgggaaattgatctcaggaccatgagggtcggagtccagtgctctatatgcatatacagacttatatatacatatacatatacatacatacaaacacacacacactcacacacatacatttttttttttcctttttttttttcttttttctttaacggtaggttcatgtttgagccgccgtagtcacagcatgatacttaattgtagttttcatatatatatatatatatatatatatatatatatatatatataatatatatacatatatatatatattctttcttttttttatgcatatgtatacaaagacacatacacacacacacacacacacacacacacacacacacacacacacacacacacacatatatatatatatatatatatatatatatatatatatatatatatatatatatatatagatatatatatatatatatatatatatatatatatatatatatatatatatatatatgtgtgtgtgtgtgtgtgtgtgtgtgtgtgtgtgtgtgtgtgtgtgtgtgtgtgtgtgtgtgtgtgtgtggtgtgtctacgtgtgtatctatgtatatatatatatatatatatatatatatatatatatatatatatatatatatatatatatatatatatgtatatatatatatatatatatatatatatatatatatatatatatatatatatatatccatacatgcatatatatatatatatatgtgtgtgtgtgtgtgtgtgtgtgtgtgtgtgtgtgttttgtgtgttgtgtgtgtttaagataatttttttgtgtactatatacatacatgcaaacatacatacatacatatttgtatatatatatatatgtatatgtgttatattatatattatatctatatatatataaaataaaatgtgtgtgtgtgtgtgtgtgttttgtggtgtgtgtgtgtgtgtgggggtgtgtgtatgtgtatgtattatatgcgtatgtaagtattttatatatatatataatatatatatatatatatatatatatatatataatatatggggtgtgtgtgtgtgtgtgtgtgtgtgtgtgtgtgtgtgtgtgttgtgttgtgtgtgtgtggtgtgcgctcgcgtgtgtgtgggtggttttttgtgtgttgatgtatatgttatttgtttttttccagcGGCCATTTATTCCACGCAGGAAATCGGCctttctcagttcattatttaaagggggatatttggcagtctcaccccttgcctgactggatggcCTTGCTAATCATCGCGTTtggcgcgcttaacacctgtgccacggcggcgatttccccctacgaccctgcatttgacttctcaaggtgatatgtcgttttcccctTGCCGTGAGAGCGGGCTCGAATTCagtcatttttacgactgccgcgacgggaaatTGATAtcaggaccatgagggtcggagtccagtgctctatatgcatatacagacttatatatacatatacatatacatacatacaacacacacacacactcacacacatacatttttttcttttttttttttttctttaacggtaggttcatgtttgagccgccgtggtcacagcatgatacttaattgtagttttcatatatatatatatatatatatatatatatatatatttatatatatatatataatatttatatttatatatatatattttttttttcttctttctttcacacacacacacacacacacacacacacacacacacacacacacacacacacacacatacacacacacacacacacacacacatatatatatatatatatatatatatatatatatatgtataaatatatatatatatatattatatatatatatatatatgtatatatatatatatatatatatatatgtatatggatatatatatatatatatatatatatatatatatatatatatatatatgtgtgtgtgtgtgtgtgtgtgtgtgtgtgtgtgtgtgtgtgtgtgtgtgtgtgtgtgtgtgtgtgttgtatgtctacgtgtgtatatattgtatatatatatatatattaatatatatatatataatgtatatatacattatatatattatatatatatatatatatatatatatatatatatatatatatatatatccatacatgcatacatatacatatatatgtgtgtgtgtgtgtgtgtgtgtgtatatgtatatatatattatatatatatatatatatatatatatatatatatatatatatatatatttatatatatatatatatatatatatatatatatatatatatatatatatatatttgtgtgtgtgtgtgtgtgtgtgtgtgtgtgtgtgtgtggtgtggtgtgtgtgtgtgtgtgtgtgtgtgtatgtgtgtgtgtgtgtatgtatgtatgtatgtatgtatgtatgtatgtgtgtgtgtgtgtgtgtgtgtgtgtgtgtgtgtgtgtgtgtgtgtgtgtgtgtgtgtgtgtgtttgtgtgtgcatgtatatagtttatatatgtattatatgcatcatagatactatatatgtcttatattattacatatatcatagttATGAATTTAATTTCAgtgtaatattactaatattgtatCTGAATCTAATATtcattttagattatattaataacCTTACAAAGAACGGAAATGTCTACTGATATCAACATTTTATGTTTAGCGAAGGAAATACTCTTATCAGAAACATGTAAATACTTGTAAAACGTTTTATTAAAGAAACTGCTAAATACGCAGTTATAGttgcataaatacaaataaataagtcAGTAAAttattttgtgtacatataaaaaaaagtaataatggaaCTGAATCTTTGTTACGTGACAGATGTAGCGTTCAAAATACAATCTGACGTcacgagagagaaataaacaacagagaggTAATGAAAATATAGCCTTTCCAAACGGCTTATATCATTCGATTTATTTCAAACACCACACTGGTTTTATCATCCTCTTAAAGGAATCAAAAACGTATCACTGAAGCTGATATGACGTATTCAAGTTGTATCAAAGACGCGTGCTCAGAAGAGATAGCATTAGTAGCCTCCTTAGTGGTGGTGAGCATCGGGTGCTTGGTATGCGGTGGGGAGGTGTTGCTGATGGTGCTGTTGGTGCTGAGCCTGGTGGTACTGGGCTTGTTGGTACTGTTGTGGCTGCTTGTGGAGTCCAACGttactgaaaaaaacaaagggcgTTAGAAACATGGATCTCAAAATTGATTATCTTGTCGAATATGTCATATGAGTATAGACActttttcactctcattctcatgtTTTCATTTACTGCCGCCAGACGACTTACGCGTTGAAGTTGAAGTACTTGTTAGGGAGGGGAACCTGGGGCTTGTAGAGGGGAACCTGAGCCTCTACGAACTCTGGCTTGAGAATGGGGAAAGGCTTGACCACAGGCACGGGTTCCAGCTTAGGGAATGGGATGGAGATGGGCTTGAATTCCAGGTAGGGCTTGAAAATGGGGATCTGCAAAGGAAAGAGAATATTAGAGAGAATGGAACTCTGTGCATTCAAAGTTAGTCTTAGCTGTCTATGAACGCTTGCTGGATAGACAGAGAAATTGCTAAATGGAGTGCCTAATGCGAAAAGTCCTTTCATGCTACTAGACATGACCCACTTCTTTCACTGGTTGCTGAACAGGAGGCTGCTGCACCCAAGGATCAGCAGGCTGCTGCACCCAAGGATCAGCAGGCTGCTGTACCCAAGGATCAGCAGGCTGTTGGACCCAGGGATCAGCCTGCCATGATTCCTTCTTGAAGAGGTCGAAGAAGATGGCCCTTGAGGAGGCCACGCAGCCAAGGATGAAAACAGCCATGAActgtaaagagaaataaaactgtggttaaataaaatggaaaatggatAGCCAAAGGGTGATGTGAAtgttataaccattataataTCCATTTAGCTCAAATAGTTGTTCttttagatatgatattataccAAATCCTTTTTTCCAGCACAAGTAAAAGGA is a genomic window of Penaeus monodon isolate SGIC_2016 chromosome 10, NSTDA_Pmon_1, whole genome shotgun sequence containing:
- the LOC119577491 gene encoding alpha/beta-gliadin A-III-like codes for the protein MKMFMAVFILGCVASSRAIFFDLFKKESWQADPWVQQPADPWVQQPADPWVQQPADPWVQQPPVQQPVKEIPIFKPYLEFKPISIPFPKLEPVPVVKPFPILKPEFVEAQVPLYKPQVPLPNKYFNFNANVGLHKQPQQYQQAQYHQAQHQQHHQQHLPTAYQAPDAHHH
- the LOC119577490 gene encoding DNA translocase FtsK-like, which encodes MKMIVAFLILGCVASSRAIFFDLFKKESQQADPWPAQPADPWAQPVSAWAKPSFQPVIKEVPIYIPYPKLEPVPISKPVPIFKPEFVEAPIPVYKPQIGLPDKFFNFNANVGLQKQPQYYQQPQQPSYQQLHQQQPQEHRQPSTPSTAYQAPESHHHHH